The following nucleotide sequence is from Chaetodon auriga isolate fChaAug3 chromosome 19, fChaAug3.hap1, whole genome shotgun sequence.
tgtttttattttttttaactcaacCTTTATTGTCCTGGCACTGACAGCAGGTCACCATCAGGAGATCTGTGTAAGACTGAGTgtaattcagaaaaacacaagcgTGAGTGTGCAGTGTGTAACTCCATCTTTCCCTCCGTCTGTGAGATAAGCAGATACATTGGTGGAAGTCAGTAAGGTTTAAGAAAGACAGTTTATTCAGCACCGGGAAGAAGAAGGGGTCAAAGGTGAAGGGTCACATGGGAGAAAGGGTTTGGAGTAAGTTGTTACTGCTGAATACGGCGGATGGACTGGATCTGAGGGGTCTGGCAGTGGGAGCCAAACTCCCTGAAGTGTTTGAACTCCCCACAGTGACGATCACACTCCATGATGTACTGGTATCCACGATAACCAGGATATTGGTAGCACACAAATCTGTTGAGaaagcgcagagagagagaaggaagtgCTGACACAACGTTGCAAAAGACTGTTGTTGTGAAAGTCGAACAACCAGGATTATTTTGGAactgctggggggggggggggggggggctgaagaAACTAGGTgagcaggaaacaaaagagaagCTGGTAAAGCTCGAGCACACTCACGCTCCAGACTGGATCCTGAGAGAGCCAACTTCATTGTTGCACCAGCCCATGGCCTGGAGGGAGGGATAGTCGTCACTCAGCTCACCCTTACGGCCCAGGAAGTTCTCACGCTCATAGATAGTCATACGACACTCTCTGTGGTTctgcagggaggaaaaacaacaaaaacaacaatgcacACGAGTTGTTTTTCCAGTCAGTCAAATCAAAATCATCTGACGTCCCCGAAGCAAAAAGACTGCAAGGAGACGAGCGGAGGAGGCGAGAGGAGACGCCATGTTTGACTTACAGCACAGGCGATGGGCCTGAAGGAGGTCAGCCTCTCGATGTGGTAGGCATTGCTGCCTCCGAAAGCATCGCACTGAGGGTACTCTCCCCTCTCCAGGACAAACTGCTGCCCCTGGTAGGAGGCGTGCTCGTAACCCACCCAGCTGTGGAGAAGCACAGATCAGTTTAACACGAAGCCCGTCGACACGCCGTCACGTTCACCTCCGTCTCCGCTCTGTATTTTCTACTCCTTTCTGTGTCTACATGTGTTTACTCACGCTCCGCTCTCCACCCTGAGGGAGCGCACAGTCTCGAAGCCGAACTCCATCACATTGCAGCACTCAGAGGTGAACTCATGGCGACGGCCCTGGAAGCACTCCTCATCGAAGACAATGATCTGAAGGGGAAATGCAGACGTGTAAATACAGAAGTatgaacacagcagcaacacatttaCACTCCAAAAATACTGTTTGATTCATCCGTTCATCAGTTTAgtgtaaagacagaaaactgtgtTAGCTGTGTTCTTCAATGCACCAAATTGGGAGACATGGTTATTTTTTTACCTGATGAACCATTTTAGCACATATTAAAATGTAGATTATGCtgagaaataaaaagcagctcTGCCCGATGAGCTGGGAATAAACTGCGTTTAACAGACACTGAGACATCTCAGCGAGCACTGGAGAGCTGAAAGGTCCTCCAGTGATGTGATGCATGAATCTGTGTTTCCATCCGCAGACTCACCTTCCAGTGGCCGGAGAACTTGGTGCAATGGTGAGTCATCTTGTCTGGAaggaaaaaagcacaaagatgGTTGAAAAGGGACCTTCAGTACCAGGATTACAATGACAAGAGGACGGCTAAGACTTTGTGCACACAGTCTGAGAGATTAGCCGAACATGCATCCAATTCTGATGCAGATAAAAGTTAAGCATCAAAGTCTGACTGAAGACAAAAGAAGTACCagttaaaacatgtaaaacagtGACTTAGCAtccaaaaacagcacaacaggAGAGCCGCTGCTGCAAACCTTTCATCACAACCCAACGTCAGTGTTGCTGTATGCAAACAAGCCTGGACTGCAGCAGAGCTCATGTAAATGGCCTTTACAAGAGCAACAGTGTGTATCTGAGAAGGTTAaaccgcagcagcagcagccacattaTGGCCTGGATACGAGAATCAGCCCGAATGAATAACCGCCGGACTGAAAGCACCAGAGTCTATTTATAGTTCCTCCACAAAAATGAAGCGGGTCAAAGAAGGCAGAGGCTTCATCTCGACTTCGGTCTCCCACCCGTTCTATCTCTTTATCTTATTTTCTGcccatttcctgctgctgcagaggttttCCACCATCACCACTGTTTATCTCACCCACTCGGTGCAGTGGCGGCCTTTGGGCCCTGGGGCCCGGGTGGCTCCTGTGTTTGGGggtttgtgtgagtgtggatgTGGGGGGCTGCTGTACCCTGGCTGTGCTGCCTGTGCTGGCTGGGTGAGGGACAGGGACTCACCTTGCTTTGATGCCCTTGGGTTGTCCTGCCGTGAGAGTGAGAGGAGCCACGCGCCCCCACCCTTTTAAAGCCTCCCCTGGCAAGGGGCCACGCTGAAAGCCCCGGCTCAGCAGCAGGGAGGGGCTTTTCTTTGTCCCCCCCGACAAAAGCGCGGTTAATCTGTGGAGGGACAGAAGTGCAGACACCACATTATCACCCGGGCAGTGGACATGGAGACAGAATTATAAGGGAGAAGATGAACGTCCCTGAGAAAATACTAAGGACCAGGGAcatgatgggggggggggggcaaaactaaaagacattcagtttactgtcagatttgacaaagagaagcaggaaTCAAAGAACGTTTTGCATTTTACTTGAGAAACGATTCAAATGATTTTCAGATGATCCAAATATGAGCAGATTACTCCTCTTTTAATCGACTACCTGATTGATAAACTGATCGTTTCAGCTctgttctccatctctttctgaTCTCACCTGCTCAGGTATCTCTATATTTGACATGTTTAGTGAACAATGGCTACGCAACATCAAATAATGTTGAGTCAAGGGGACGTGTTCATGTGGACATGTGTGAAGTTGCTCATCCAGACAGCTCTGATCCTCTGTTGACTCCATGTTGTGCTGGTGTACCACAGAGCTTTAAAACCCAGATTACATGAATACATCTGTGCCTAAAGAGTTTTATTACGTGGctgcattcagtttttaaaaaagtcaCACACAGTCGTCCTTTCTGACATCTGAACAGACGAAAGTCCTCCGTGTTAAAGCGTGTTTAACCAAGAGGTGGTGTTGTATAAGACAATGTTATCCTCTGCTGCGAGCcagcactgtgtgtgagtgtgtgtgtgtgtgtgtgtgtgtgtgtgtgtgagtgtgtgagtgtgtgtgtgagagagagtgactgCTTACATAATCAACCACTTGTAAACAAGAGCGCAGAGGCACTGTATGGGCAGCACGACTTTCgaaacagcagctttatttcCTGCGAGCTCAAAGGAATTTAAACCCAGAATCTGTTTCAGCCACTTCTGATTTCATCtctaaaacacaacaacagacacatcTGACCTCAGTTTTTAACCCTTTTTATCTTGAGGATAGAACAATTTCCTCCCTGAAAGAAATCACAGGTTATTATTTTGACTCTTTGTCGTATCAGAAGCAGCCAAAATCAGTGCCAAGGTTTAATAACTGGCCTGATTAGCTGTCGCTGTCCAGACTGTCCTGACAGGACACTTAAACAGAGGAAAGTGACTGAGAGCAGAGGTAGAAGGTCGTGATGTCAGCAGGATCAGCGGGTTTCTTCTTGTtagcagcagaaaacactgcatgtttaaCGAAGGCTTAGTTTTACTCAAGTCAGACTCAGTCATGTGTCGGTGACCAAAAAGGACAAATTTCATGTCTCACAAAAATGATTCTGGAGGAGGAAGTAATAAAGGAGCgatgaacacagacagaaacggCGAGAGGCCTTAAGGGCTTCTGGGATCCGTCCAATGGGACGCCATCGGACGCCCCATGGCAGCTGATCCTGTGTCAGTGTAAGTGAAGAGACGCCACAGTTTTCAGCGTGTTTCTTTGAACAAAACCCTTTTCTGGCCatattcttttttgttttgttattgcCAACGTCAAAGCAGCACCAGCAGTTACTGCGTGTGAATCACAGCTGAtggatcttcttcctctgagccgctgacctccattaaaacacatcagtgagcctcactgttgtcccttcatctccatgaacacacacactgtagttcatcctgactccacacacacacacacacacacacacacacacacacacacacacacacactgtcctgcagccacaaacactcactacagcaccaagtGTGGATTCATCCACCGCTAAAAGTAGTCCCAACAAATGCAGAAaatttgtttctgcatttgtttctcacaccatttatggcttttcatgggatttataGCTAATAGAAATGTTGAATATAATCATCTAAACTTGTTCAAACTTTGTTTTAAGTCTAGAACGATCTGGTCTGATCAACCTGAAAGACTAAAAGATTCCAAATCTGTGCAGGCGCTGCCGTCTGTCCAGAGTGAATTTTAATACTCGGCGTAAAGACACTTTTCAGACGCCACCCAAAAATGACTGAGGTTTGACGCCCAGCCCGAGAATTTGATGGGATTCACAGAGATTACACAGCAGGATTAGTTCACACCTAATCTGCACATATCAAACACAATTTAATCCTGCTTCCTTAGTGGAAATAATCACAGTTGAGGTGATATAATCCAGATTTAATCCAGATGTAATCCAAGAAATACCATCATCACCAACAACAACCTTTGTTTCACCTCCAAAGACCAGCGCAGAGGGATGCTCACTGATAAAGCTGCTGAATTATGATGGATTGGTGTTTAAATTGCTATAAATTCAAGCAGTGCGTCAGTTTATGGACGTCGATTTAAAGGGAGAAATCTTTCTCTGACAAAGGAAAAGTTCTCAAGCAATAAAACACGTCGTCGGTCAGTTTGCTGCTTCACTCCTCGAGGTAAATATTCGTGTACAAGCGACACCACAAAGTCTCTTTGTGCTACTCTTACACCACAATTCAGTATTTAACATTATCTCGTCATTCATGGCCACAGAGTTACATGAGCTCGTTTcaaaggaacagtccaacatttctttgctttctttctgagtTACGATGCTGCTCTCATGTGCGTTAAGCACACGTTAGCTGGAGCCGGGAggcagttagcctagcttagcatgaagaatGTAGTTTTAGGGATTTATGTGCTGTAATTAATTCTGGatggacacagcagcagcagatgctgtgacttcctggagtcttcaCAGGGACGTTAGCTTGTGTTTGATGTCCACAGATGTGCTGGATGGATCAGCTGTTGCTCATCACAGTAGTTCTAGCACGTAGTTTAATCCCATGTAAATCCACAAATAGTTTtaacatatgtgtgtgcagatttCATAAACGAGAGTTCGAGTTAATTTGTCAGCTTCGAGTGTTACACCACAATTCGCTCCAAGCGCtcacttcatttatttgtcGTGTTAAAGTAAATTTGTGGAAACCATCAGAGCAGAGTAACCAGCAaagcacagagcaaacagaaagAGGCCCTGAGAGCTACTGCGACCGACGGGTGCTAGTGTGTTCCCAGCTGGCTAGCATGTTAGCGGTTAGCTCATGTGTGAATTTCTGTGAACGCAGCCTAGCATGCTAGTTTCCTCCTGTTCCATGCAATGTGAGGCTAATCCCATCCTGACTCCATGtctgtccacacagacagacatgagattAATATTCTCTAAGcaaaaaagcatattttcccCAAAATAATAACTGCTTCTTGATGTAAAACAGATCATTCGTCCAACATAAGTCACTccactgttttttaaatgttcctcATTAGATTTAAACTGTGACACAGAGAGCCAAAGGCAGACGTGTGCTGAGCAGgtctgttcatttattgtgtTTCCTGGATTATTTTCTTGTTCCTAAAACCAACCAAAgtgataaagttcagatgaaagTGTGATTTAAAACAGCGAGTCTTTGTTTTCAGAgaatttgatgtatttttgtgtgtctgagggcCACA
It contains:
- the cryba4 gene encoding beta-crystallin A4, translating into MTHHCTKFSGHWKIIVFDEECFQGRRHEFTSECCNVMEFGFETVRSLRVESGAWVGYEHASYQGQQFVLERGEYPQCDAFGGSNAYHIERLTSFRPIACANHRECRMTIYERENFLGRKGELSDDYPSLQAMGWCNNEVGSLRIQSGAFVCYQYPGYRGYQYIMECDRHCGEFKHFREFGSHCQTPQIQSIRRIQQ